From a single Lolium rigidum isolate FL_2022 chromosome 7, APGP_CSIRO_Lrig_0.1, whole genome shotgun sequence genomic region:
- the LOC124669351 gene encoding eIF-2-alpha kinase GCN2, with the protein MGHSARKKKKRGGAGRKAGKDHAAQLEGDQTALTDELTALAAIFLEDFKVTSESPHTRFSICIRPYSDGMGFGDLNVSAILDVTCFAGYPHKCPKLRIIPEKNLSKEDADRLLSLLVDQANIYSREGRVMIFDLVEAAQEFLSEIAPAIDSTSSAPHLASDTIHQTTDANAKVSLENGPYPGISYIYNSFDLFSQLYDDNSWQRQGFDPTTDSARKTIGSPVQSNVRSKRKTVDEKSRFSADKINAAKSSSRDNAEQHAIKHGSKREVVPSLHVVAEETDNDSKTLSTSNGGGMSDNPDRSSSSVHEPEDSDLDDEAWNDEGSDSGSSNALSYVSDMLDDAARNKKRDLILVHLLRLACASKDSLSAALPEISSELCNIGVLSEWAKKLISESPAVFGETFDHVFGQQMISSECSVFWRADSSSSRPNSRYLNDFEELRSLGQGGFGRVALCKNKLDGRQYAVKKIRLKDRSPQVNEKILREVATLSRLQHQHVVRYYQAWVETEYGHHHVLNTGASRTADSSLYSFDDISLSDAGAGNKQESTYLYIQMEYCPRTLRQDFETYSSSFNVDHAWHLFRQIVEGLAHVHSQGIIHRDLTPSNIFFDVRNDIKIGDFGLAKFLKLEQLDHDLYLPTEATGVSMDGTGQVGTYFYTAPEVEQKWPQINEKVDMYSAGVIFFELWHPFSTAMERHLVLTDLKLKGDPPVSWTTQFPGQSVLLRRLVCPSPSERPSAVDLLQNELPPRMEDEWLNDVLRMIQTPEDTYVYDRVISTIFNEDRLDAKMQSQHESSKKSICKNDNSELLDSIIEVSKEVFKRHCAKRFQISPLHSLDGKFTENSGKTVKILTQGGEMLELCYEQRTPFVMSIAANQISSCKRYEVSWVHRRAVGHSTPFRFLQGDFDIIGGSSPITEAEVIKVALDLVRRFYDSKAIVIRLNHSKLAEAVCSWAGVPQERRQNVAEFLSSTLVQFCPNKADRKSQWSFIRGQLLQDLRLSEEVVEKLHKADQRFCGSADLVLARLRGTLFYDKSACKALDDLSTFLKCLRVWSVEEHITIDVLMPPSDYYYTDLFFQIYSKEGNPVASSHEKLMAVGGRYDMLMEQAWDKTYKTKPPGAVGVSIALEKFLPNNPASDVGLPRIEHSISVLVCSKGGGGLLNERMELVEELWEANIKAQFVPQEDPSLQEQYEYASDHDIKCLVFITEGLSQTDLVKVRHLDAKREKEVKREDIVKFLSDAISLQFKNPTIWS; encoded by the exons TTGCTTTGCTGGTTACCCTCACAAGTGCCCAAAGTTGCGAATCATACCTGAGAAAAACTTGTCTAAAGAGGATGCTGATCGTCTACTTTCCCTTCTTGTTGATCAG GCAAACATTTATTCCCGAGAAGGGCGTGTTATGATTTTCGATTTGGTAGAGGCTGCCCAAGAATTCCTGTCAGAAATTGCTCCAGCTATCGATTCAACAAGCAGT GCTCCTCACTTGGCCTCAgacacaatacatcaaacaactgATGCAAATGCTAAAGTTAGCCTTGAGAATGGTCCTTACCCTGGAATCTCTTACATTTATAACTCATTCGATCTGTTTAGTCAATTGTATGATGATAATAGTTGGCAAAGGCAAGGTTTCGATCCGACAACTGATAGTGCCAGGAAAACTATTGGATCTCCAGTCCAGTCAAATGTCAGAAGCAAGAGGAAAACAGTCGATGAGAAATCCCGTTTTTCAGCTGATAAGATTAATGCTGCAAAAAGTTCATCTCGGGATAATGCTGAACAGCATGCCATAAAGCATGGTAGTAAACGAGAGGTAGTTCCAAGTTTACATGTTGTTGCAGAGGAGACCGATAATGACAGCAAAACTTTGTCCACAAGCAATGGAGGAGGTATGTCAGATAATCCAGATAGGAGTTCCAGCAGTGTACATGAACCTGAG GACTCTGACCTTGACGATGAAGCTTGGAATGATGAAGGTTCAGACTCTGGCTCTTCAAATGCACTATCTTATGTTTCAGACATGCTTGATGATGCTGCACGAAATAAGAAAAGGGATTTAATTCTG GTACACTTGCTTCGGCTAGCCTGTGCGTCAAAAGATTCTCTGTCAGCTGCTTTGCCAGAAATATCATCAGAGTTATGCAACATAGGG GTTCTTTCTGAATGGGCTAAGAAATTAATCTCTGAATCTCCTGCTGTTTTTGGGGAAACTTTTGATCATGTTTTTGGGCAACAAATG ATCTCTTCAGAATGTTCTGTATTTTGGAGGGCTGACAGTTCATCATCTAGGCCAAATTCCCGTTATTTGAATGATTTTGAAGAGCTCCGTTCACTTG GTCAGGGGGGCTTCGGTCGTGTTGCATTGTGCAAAAACAAGCTTGATGGGCGCCAATATGCTGTAAAAAAGATACGCCTCAAGGATAGAAGTCCCCAAGTGAATGAAAAAATACTAAG AGAGGTTGCCACACTTTCACGGCTGCAACATCAGCATGTTGTTCGCTACTACCAG GCATGGGTTGAAACTGAATATGGTCATCATCATGTTCTGAATACTGGTGCGTCACGCACTGCTGATAGCTCTTTGTATAGCTTTGACGACATCAGCTTATCAGATGCCGGCGCTGGAAATAAGCAGGAATCCACATACTTGTACATCCAAATGGAGTATTGTCCTAG GACCCTGCGTCAGGACTTCGAGACATATAGTTCATCTTTTAATGTTGACCATGCATGGCATCTATTTCGGCAAATTGTGGAAGGCCTAGCACATGTTCATAGTCAAGGAATCATACACAGGGACTTGACACCTAGCAACATATTTTTTGATGTGCGCAATGATATCAAAATTGGGGATTTCGGCCTTG CCAAATTTCTAAAGCTGGAGCAGCTGGATCATGACCTATACCTTCCTACTGAAGCAACGGGCGTTTCAATGGATGGAACAGGTCAAGTTGGTACATATTTTTATACTGCACCTGAGGTAGAGCAGAAGTGGCCACAGATAAACGAAAAG GTTGACATGTACAGTGCGGGAGTTATATTCTTTGAGCTTTGGCATCCATTTTCGACAGCAATGGAAAGACATCTTGTTCTCACTGATCTTAAACTGAAGGGAGATCCTCCAGTATCATGGACAACTCAATTTCCTGGCCAGTCAGTTCTATTAAGACGCTTAGTGTGTCCAAGTCCCTCTGAACGTCCATCTGCTGTTGACCTTCTGCAAAACGAACTACCTCCTCGGATGGAAGACGAGTGGTTAAATG ATGTACTTAGGATGATACAGACACCAGAAGACACTTACGTTTATGATCGAGTTATATCTACTATATTTAATGAGGATCGTCTGGACGCCAAGATGCAATCTCAGCATGAAAGCAGTAAAAAATCAATTTGTAAAAATGATAACAGTGAACTCCTGGATTCCATCATTGAGGTCAGCAAAGAGGTTTTTAAGCGACATTGTGCTAAAAGGTTCCAAATATCACCACTACATTCATTGGATGGGAAATTTACTGAAAATAG TGGAAAGACAGTGAAGATcttaacccaaggaggagagatgCTAGAACTTTGCTATGAACAGCGGACACCATTTGTTATGTCCATTGCTGCTAACCAG ATATCATCATGTAAACGCTATGAAGTATCATGGGTTCATAGAAGAGCAGTTGGCCATTCAACCCCTTTTCGCTTTCTTCAG GGTGATTTTGACATTATTGGAGGTTCTTCACCGATAACCGAGGCCGAAGTTATTAAG GTGGCTTTGGACCTTGTAAGACGTTTTTATGATTCGAAGGCAATAGTTATTCGTCTGAATCACAGCAAACTCGCTGAAGCAGTTTGTTCCTGGGCAGGAGTTCCTCAGGAACGAAGACAGAATGTTGCTGAG TTTCTATCTTCTACGCTAGTTCAGTTTTGTCCAAATAAGGCAGATCGTAAGTCACAATGGAGTTTCATTCGAGGGCAACTGTTACAG GATCTTCGTCTTTCTGAAGAAGTTGTTGAGAAGCTACATAAAGCAGATCAGCGGTTTTGTGGATCTGCAGATCTAGTACTTGCTAGATTAAGAGGGACCCTGTTCTATG ATAAATCTGCGTGCAAGGCTCTTGATGATCTCTCCACTTTCCTCAAATGTTTGAGGGTATGGTCAGTTGAAGAACATATTACCATTGATGTACTCATGCCTCCTTCAGACTATTACTACACAGATCTGTTTTTTCAG ATCTACTCAAAGGAAGGTAATCCTGTGGCAAGTTCCCATGAAAAGTTGATGGCTGTTGGAGGACGATATGATATGTTGATGGAACAAGCTTGGGATAAAACATAT AAAACCAAACCCCCCGGTGCTGTTGGTGTGAGCATTGCACTTGAGAAATTCCTTCCTAATAATCCTGCATCTGACGTTGGATTGCCAAG GATTGAACATAGCATCAGTGTACTTGTCTGTTCAAAGGGCGGCGGTGGACTCCTAAACGAACGTATGGAACTTGTTGAAGAACTGTGGGAAGCTAACATAAAG GCCCAATTTGTACCTCAGGAAGACCCAAGTCTTCAAGAACAATATGAGTACGCCAGTGATCATGACATCAAATGCCTTGTATTTATCACTGAAGGACTTTCGCAAACAGATCTTGTGAAG GTTCGACATCTTGATGCAAAAAGGGAGAAAGAAGTTAAAAGAGaagacattgtaaagttcctatcTGATGCAATATCTTTGCAATTCAAAAATCCTACAATCTGGAGCTGA
- the LOC124678076 gene encoding probable calcium-binding protein CML22 translates to MATAAALIPSLMPPSGLLSYIPTSLSSILPVRGRVEVASSSPPSPPPSEPASSPPSSPAASPSKMSPSGQTQKQADGAELARVFELFDRNGDGRITREELEDSLGKLGMAVPGDELAAMIARIDADGDGCVDAEEFAELYRAITSTGADEAPATEEDEEDMREAFRVFDANGDGYITVDELSVVLSSLGLKQGRTAEECRRMIGQVDRDGDGRVDFHEFRQMMRGGGLAALA, encoded by the coding sequence ATGGCCACCGCAGCAGCACTAATACCCTCCCTCATGCCACCCTCCGGCCTCCTCTCCTACATCCCCACCAGCCTCTCCTCCATCCTCCCCGTCCGCGGCCGCGTCGAGgtggcctcctcctcgccgccgtcgcctccaccgtccgaaccggcctcctcgccgccgtcgagTCCGGCAGCGTCCCCGAGCAAGATGTCGCCGTCGGGACAGACGCAGAAGCAGGCGGACGGCGCGGAGCTGGCGCGCGTGTTCGAGCTGTTCGACCGGAACGGCGACGGGCGCATCacgcgggaggagctggaggactCGCTGGGCAAGCTGGGCATGGCGGTGCCGGGCGACGAGCTGGCGGCCATGATCGCGCGCATCGACGCCGACGGCGACGGGTGCGTGGACGCGGAGGAGTTCGCGGAGCTCTACCGCGCCATCACGTCCACCGGCGCCGATGAGGCCCCGGcgacggaggaggacgaggaggacatgCGGGAGGCGTTCCGCGTGTTCGACGCCAACGGCGACGGGTACATCACCGTGGACGAGCTGAGCGTCGTGCTGTCGTCGCTGGGGCTCAAGCAGGGCCGCACCGCCGAGGAGTGCCGCCGCATGATCGGCCAGGTCGACCGCGACGGCgacggccgcgtcgacttccacGAGTTCCGCCAGATGATGCGCGGCGGCGGGCTCGCCGCGCTCGCCTGA
- the LOC124669506 gene encoding uncharacterized CRM domain-containing protein At3g25440, chloroplastic-like, translating into MASRLLLLRRATRRWLLQPSPPPEPFPSAAASPSHEMLKLPAPHSPSSPPQPVNSQNQDMAMGSQNPGAVVPVDDSGKPKEKRKKLKGKRAVTRFLKSLRWKKKKEFQRMTAEEKILYKLKLARKKEERLLAALKKIEPNEPSEPTHDPEVLMPEEHFYFLKMGQKSKNYVPVGRRGIYQGVILNMHLHWKKHQTLQVIVKTFTPEEVKEIASELAILSGGIVLSIEEGNTIIMYRGKNYAQPPPEIMSPKIALPRKKALDKSKCRDNLRALRRYIPRLEQELEDLHAQMKLAGGHRGQSAVKDVAFVSDCTDSISVKKDSSSPIHKRSVSELLSESIESSEKLEDENFEVDDDSTSESIPYSESEDLSDMFETDSEEQVEDSKERPLYLDRLDKFPTENNDNEPDDFEEHLRKIASLSDRTDSPAKELKVSELDEIDKIFLRASSLLKKR; encoded by the exons ATGGCCAGCCGTCTCCTCTTGCTCCGGCGGGCCACGCGGAGGTGgctcctgcagccatcaccgcctcCGGAGCCTTTCCCCTCGGCTGCGGCGTCGCCCTCCCATGAAATGCTGAAGCTGCCCGCGCCACATTCACCGAGCTCACCGCC TCAACCTGTTAATAGCCAAAATCAAGATATGGCGATGGGTTCGCAAAATCCTGGAGCCGTGGTACCGGTTGATGATTCTGGCAAACCAAAAGAGAAGAGGAAAAAACTTAAAGGAAAGAGGGCTGTAACAAGGTTTTTGAAATCCTTGAgatggaaaaagaaaaaggagttTCAGAGAATGACTGCTGAGGAGAAGATTTTATACAAACTGAAGCTA GCTCGAAAGAAGGAAGAACGGCTTCTTGCAGCTTTGAAGAAAATTGAACCAAATGAACCATCAGAACCTACACATGATCCTGAGGTTCTTATGCCTGAAGAACACTTCTACTTCCTCAAGATGGGCCAAAAAAGTAAAAACTATGTGCCTGTTGGAAGGCGTGGAATTTACCAGGGAGTGATCCTTAACATGCATTTGCACTGGAAAAAACATCAAACCTTACAGGTAATTGTGAAGACATTCACACCAGAGGAGGTCAAGGAAATTGCCTCAGAGTTAGCTATTCTAAGTGGTGGTATTGTGCTCAGTATTGAAGAAGGAAATACAATTATTATGTACAGAGGAAAAAACTATGCACAACCACCACCAGAGATAATGTCTCCAAAGATTGCTCTTCCTAGAAAGAAG GCACTGGATAAATCAAAATGTAGAGACAACCTTCGAGCTCTTCGGCGTTACATTCCCAGGCTTGAGCAAGAGCTTGAAGATCTTCACGCCCAGATGAAGTTAGCTGGAGGGCATAGAGGACAAAGTGCGGTGAAAGACgttgcttttgtttcagattgtACAGACAGTATCTCTGTGAAAAAAGATTCTTCTAGCCCAATTCACAAGAGAAGTGTGTCTGAACTGCTATCAGAAAGTATAGAAAGTTCTGAGAAGCTGGAGGATGAAAATTTTGAGGTTGATGATGATTCAACTTCAGAGTCGATCCCATACTCAGAATCTGAGGATCTCTCCGACATGTTTGAGACAGATTCAGAGGAGCAAGTAGAAGATAGCAAGGAGCGTCCTCTGTACCTAGATAGGCTGGATAAGTTTCCCACAGAAAACAATGATAATGAACCAGACGACTTTGAGGAGCATCTGCGGAAGATTGCTTCACTTTCTGATAGGACAGATTCGCCTGCAAAAGAACTGAAAGTCTCCGAGCTGGATGAGATCGATAAAATATTTCTAAGAGCTAGTTCATTGCTGAAGAAAAGGTGA